The genomic window TCTAAATTTCTCGTTTTCACGAGTTGAAATCGAAATTTCTAAATCTTCATTCCATAAACGATATGCGCAGATTAACTGTGTCAAATCTTTATCATCCATAATAAAATTGGGTTCAATAATACCTTCGGCAGGGCGGAGGCGCGGAAAAGAAACCGAATATTTCGTCTGCCAATATTTTTTTTGAAGATAATCTAAATGCAAAGCATTGAAAAAACTGTCTGTTCGCCAATCTTCCAGACCTAATAAAACACCTAAACCAATCTTATGAATTCCGGCAGTTCCTATTCTATCTGGAGTTTCTAATCTATAGTCGAAATTTGATTTTTTTCCTTTCGTATGATATTTTTTGTAAACTTCCTGATGATAAGTTTCCTGATAAACCAAAACCGAATAAACTCCAGCTTCATGCAGACGTTCATAATCTTCTGTAGAAAGCGGCTGGACTTCAACCGAAATAATCGAAAAATCTTTTCGAATTAAGTCAATTGCATTTAGAAAATAGTTAATATTTACGGTGTAATTGGCTTCGCCCGTGACCAGTAAAACATGATCGAAGCCATTGTTTTTTAAGGCTTCAACTTCAAGTTTTATCTCAGCATCAGAAAGTGTTTTTCTTTTAATTTTATTGTCTAAACTAAATCCGCAATACGTACAAATGTTCTGGCATTCGTTGCTTAAATACAAAGGTGCATACATTTGAATCGTTTTCCCGAAGCGTTTTTTCGTAATTTCATGGCATTTCTGTGCCATTTGTTCTAAATAATTTTGTGCAATTGGAGAAATCAAGACTAGAAAATCATCGAGATTTAGTTTAGTTTTTGCCAAAGTCTGCTCGACATCTTTTGACGTGGTTTTGTATATTTTGGATTGAATAGAATCCCAATTATATTGCTCAAAAATAGATTTGAATGTGTTCATAGTTTTTAACCGCAAAGCACGCGGAGATTTACGCAAGGTTCGCAAAGCTTTGCGTTCTTAGCGCTTTTCTTTGCGAACTTTGCGGTTAAATTTTTACTCATATAAAAATGAAGTCAAGGGACTAGAAGCAGCAGCATAATTTTGCTTATTTGCAATTCTAGCTTCAAATGCTTTTCGACCTGCAATTACAGCTGCTGCAAAAGCCTCGGCCATTAACACAGGATTTCCGGCAACGGCAATTGCAGTATTGACCAGAACAGCATCAGCACCAATTTCCATTGCTTTTGCAGCGTCAGATGGAGCGCCAATTCCAGCATCGACAATAACCGGAACATTACTTTGTTCGATTATAATTTCTAAAAAATCAATTGTTTTTAAACCTTTATTACTGCCAATTGGTGAACCTAAAGGCATTACAGCTGTCGTTCCTGCATTCTCTAAATGTTTGCATAAAACAGGATCAGCATGAATGTAAGGAAGAACAAAAAAACCAAGTTTTGCCAATTCTTCTGTTGCTTTCAAAGTTTCTATAGGATCAGGCATTAAGTATTTAGGGTCAGGATGAATTTCGAGTTTTACCCAATTGGTTTCCAAAGCTTCACGAGCTAACTGCGCTGCAAAAACAGCTTCTTTAGCATTTCTTGCTCCAGATGTATTCGGTAATAAATTAATATTCGGATGTTTCAA from Flavobacterium fluviale includes these protein-coding regions:
- the thiH gene encoding 2-iminoacetate synthase ThiH; its protein translation is MNTFKSIFEQYNWDSIQSKIYKTTSKDVEQTLAKTKLNLDDFLVLISPIAQNYLEQMAQKCHEITKKRFGKTIQMYAPLYLSNECQNICTYCGFSLDNKIKRKTLSDAEIKLEVEALKNNGFDHVLLVTGEANYTVNINYFLNAIDLIRKDFSIISVEVQPLSTEDYERLHEAGVYSVLVYQETYHQEVYKKYHTKGKKSNFDYRLETPDRIGTAGIHKIGLGVLLGLEDWRTDSFFNALHLDYLQKKYWQTKYSVSFPRLRPAEGIIEPNFIMDDKDLTQLICAYRLWNEDLEISISTRENEKFRNNIIPIGVTSMSAGSKTNPGGYVVDPQSLEQFEISDERSVAEISKIIKKAGYEPVWKDWDKVYS
- a CDS encoding thiazole synthase, whose product is MQTSLFNIGDKSFKSRLFLGTGKFGSNEEMEQAILASESELVTVALKRIDLETDTDAILSHLKHPNINLLPNTSGARNAKEAVFAAQLAREALETNWVKLEIHPDPKYLMPDPIETLKATEELAKLGFFVLPYIHADPVLCKHLENAGTTAVMPLGSPIGSNKGLKTIDFLEIIIEQSNVPVIVDAGIGAPSDAAKAMEIGADAVLVNTAIAVAGNPVLMAEAFAAAVIAGRKAFEARIANKQNYAAASSPLTSFLYE